In Desulfomonilaceae bacterium, the genomic window TTCCCCTTATCTGCTGAACATCATAATTGAGTCTACCGAAAAAGCCGATCTCCTCGTTCACGATGTGTCCTATATGGCGCACATTTACGCAATGTTTCTTCTGGCTCAATTTCGAGAAAAGAGGGCTTATCCGCTCATAGTGAATTTCTTCTCTCTTCCAGGTGAAGTCTCTCTCGACCTAACGGACGATATAGTAACTGAAGACCTTGAAAACATTCTCGCATCGGTCGCTTGCCGCGACGATAACCTTATCAGAAGTTTAATTGAGAACGATGAAGTCAACGAGTACGTCCGGGGGTCGGGCGTGGGAAGCCTTGTGACTATGATGGCCGTTGATGAACTACCCAGGGACATCGTGGTAGATTATTTCAAGAGCCTTTTTCGTGGAAAGCTCACACGAGAGCCCTCCCATGTCTGGGATAGTTTGATATTGTACTCTGAGGAAATTTACCCCGAAGAACTTTATGGCGATATTCAAGAGAGTTACGAGGATGGACTCCCTGACCCTCTCTTTATGGATCTGTCTGACATCGACAGGGCGATATATAGGGGAAAACAAGACACTCTGAGCCACCTGAGAGAAAACTCCTCTCATCATCTCTTTACTGACATTGTCGGAGAAATCGAATCTTGGGAATGTTTCCAGGCTCAGGACATGATACCTAAGATCGGGAGGAATGATCCGTGTCCTTGCGGAAGTGGGAAGAAATTCAAGAAATGCTGTGGAAATTTTTGACCGTTATTGGATGG contains:
- a CDS encoding DUF1186 domain-containing protein, encoding MEIREILHALERNRGFFPRNALEMAIQQRERISPYLLNIIIESTEKADLLVHDVSYMAHIYAMFLLAQFREKRAYPLIVNFFSLPGEVSLDLTDDIVTEDLENILASVACRDDNLIRSLIENDEVNEYVRGSGVGSLVTMMAVDELPRDIVVDYFKSLFRGKLTREPSHVWDSLILYSEEIYPEELYGDIQESYEDGLPDPLFMDLSDIDRAIYRGKQDTLSHLRENSSHHLFTDIVGEIESWECFQAQDMIPKIGRNDPCPCGSGKKFKKCCGNF